A genomic stretch from Bacteroidales bacterium includes:
- a CDS encoding RagB/SusD family nutrient uptake outer membrane protein, with protein FWDVRRWKNAPAVYQTPLQGWNMMVSTIDGTEEEVNKLMYRPQLLLQQKFGVRDYFWPIAIGDIDVNPNLVQNIGW; from the coding sequence TTCTGGGATGTACGCCGGTGGAAAAACGCTCCCGCTGTGTACCAAACTCCCCTGCAAGGTTGGAATATGATGGTATCCACCATTGACGGTACTGAGGAAGAAGTCAACAAGCTTATGTATCGGCCGCAGCTTTTGCTTCAGCAAAAGTTTGGTGTCCGCGATTATTTCTGGCCCATCGCAATCGGCGATATAGATGTGAATCCGAACCTGGTACAGAATATTGGATGGTAA
- a CDS encoding DUF4959 domain-containing protein, producing MKNRIINIIIFLMSVVWVGCKEEGRIDFIDDSAPAPGQVSNVTVDNRPGGAMLRYTLPVDKNLLYVRAEYEIKPGVVQETKSSYFKDSLVLEGFGDTLAYDVRLYSVGKNEKTSDPLTVQVNPTTAPVHLATKRFRDTFGGVAIDIENPQKANLAIVLMADTANLGYMTEVITYYTALPKGTFTYRGVDGLDSVEHKFAMYIRDRWNNNSDTVTSVVTPWFEEFIPKSSWVDYTLPGDIPPVNSGYPITRIWDSNYDVDGFHGLETQVLPHNLTWDLGRTVKLSRLKYWPRNHTDDRWTRGHAKIFEIWGSVSPNPSGALDNSWIPLGRFESLKPSGTGTQITQEDISFAQEGIDFDFVVSDFAPEPYTPVRYIRFRTITTYANASFSTVHVLELSFWGELLK from the coding sequence ATGAAAAACAGAATAATCAATATCATCATTTTCCTGATGTCGGTTGTATGGGTCGGCTGCAAGGAGGAAGGCCGTATCGATTTTATAGACGACAGCGCGCCTGCGCCCGGCCAGGTGTCGAATGTAACCGTAGATAACAGGCCGGGTGGCGCTATGCTGAGATATACACTGCCTGTAGATAAAAACTTGCTGTATGTGCGTGCCGAATACGAAATAAAACCCGGAGTGGTGCAGGAAACCAAATCGTCGTATTTCAAAGATTCTCTGGTTTTGGAAGGATTTGGCGACACGCTGGCGTATGATGTACGGCTGTACAGCGTGGGAAAAAATGAAAAAACATCGGATCCCCTGACCGTACAGGTCAACCCCACAACGGCACCCGTTCACCTGGCAACCAAACGCTTCAGGGATACGTTCGGGGGAGTGGCCATCGACATTGAAAACCCGCAAAAGGCAAACCTGGCGATTGTATTGATGGCGGATACCGCTAATTTGGGGTATATGACCGAAGTGATCACTTATTACACCGCCTTGCCGAAGGGAACTTTCACTTACCGCGGTGTCGACGGGTTAGATTCCGTGGAACACAAATTTGCAATGTATATTCGCGACAGGTGGAATAATAATTCCGATACTGTAACATCTGTGGTAACACCATGGTTCGAGGAATTTATTCCCAAAAGTAGCTGGGTTGATTACACTTTGCCTGGCGATATCCCACCGGTGAATTCCGGTTACCCAATAACAAGGATATGGGATTCGAATTATGATGTGGATGGCTTTCACGGCCTGGAAACCCAGGTACTCCCGCACAACCTTACATGGGACCTGGGAAGGACGGTTAAATTGAGCCGTTTAAAATACTGGCCGCGTAACCACACCGATGACAGATGGACAAGAGGACATGCAAAGATATTTGAAATATGGGGCTCCGTATCGCCCAATCCCAGCGGAGCATTGGATAACAGTTGGATACCACTCGGACGGTTTGAGTCTTTGAAGCCTTCCGGAACCGGAACGCAGATTACCCAGGAAGACATCTCTTTTGCCCAGGAAGGTATCGATTTTGACTTTGTCGTAAGCGACTTTGCGCCGGAGCCTTATACTCCGGTCAGGTATATCAGGTTCAGAACCATAACCACATACGCTAATGCTTCATTTTCGACAGTCCATGTCCTGGAATTGAGTTTCTGGGGAGAATTATTAAAGTAG
- a CDS encoding sodium:solute symporter, producing the protein MAAIILVCFVLYSAMLFGVTRITSRNATNDTYFRANRKAPWPVVAYGMIGASLSGVTFMSVPGYVQTSQFTYFGVVIGNLIGYIVIALVLLPLYYKLDLTSIYTYLQKRFGFWSHRTGSFFFIVSRMLGSALRMYLVVYVLYEFVFRSWGIPFWVPAVVFIALILLYTLKGGLRTIIWTDTLQTTFMLLATIFTIYFILRETDLSLFTLLKNASAEGYTKLIETNWRSDNFFLKQLVSGAFLTIAMNGLDQDMMQKNLSCRNLKEAQKNVFSLSFSLIFVNLLFLTLGAALLYYASHTGFALPEKSDSIFPAIAFDLSTITVVLFVIGLLAAGYSSADGTLTSLTTAICFDFFEFDRKKSAEGKIKFPVKSVIGILAFCLLLAVLLILDVLHDPVQQKIGSLLLFAAVFLFVFYVLSILTERDIPQKDQVKTRKIVHIICAVLFFCIIVIFRPFHDDSLIKMVFNIAALSYGPLLGLFCFGLFTKWQVNEHYVPFVAVAAPLICYVLKLYSAEWFNGYVFGFELLLLNGLLTFLGLCLCIRKRSE; encoded by the coding sequence ATGGCAGCTATTATACTGGTTTGTTTTGTATTGTATTCTGCAATGTTGTTTGGTGTTACCCGGATAACTTCAAGGAATGCAACCAATGACACTTATTTTCGGGCCAATAGGAAAGCGCCTTGGCCGGTGGTTGCATACGGAATGATCGGAGCTTCTTTGTCCGGCGTTACATTTATGTCTGTTCCCGGTTATGTCCAGACTTCCCAATTCACTTATTTTGGAGTTGTTATCGGAAACCTGATCGGATACATAGTGATAGCATTGGTGCTTTTGCCTTTATATTATAAGCTTGATCTGACATCGATATATACTTATCTGCAAAAACGTTTCGGCTTCTGGAGTCATAGGACAGGCTCTTTTTTCTTTATTGTTTCCAGGATGCTGGGCTCGGCGCTGAGGATGTATCTGGTGGTTTATGTGTTGTATGAGTTTGTATTCCGTTCCTGGGGAATTCCATTTTGGGTGCCGGCTGTAGTGTTTATAGCGTTGATATTATTATATACATTAAAAGGCGGTTTACGTACGATTATCTGGACAGATACGTTACAAACTACTTTTATGTTACTGGCCACCATTTTTACTATTTATTTTATACTCAGGGAAACAGACCTTTCTTTATTTACCCTGTTAAAAAATGCATCTGCTGAAGGCTATACCAAACTGATAGAGACTAATTGGCGGTCGGATAATTTCTTTTTAAAACAGTTGGTCAGCGGGGCATTTCTTACTATTGCCATGAATGGGCTGGACCAGGACATGATGCAGAAAAACCTCAGTTGCCGGAACCTGAAGGAAGCACAGAAAAACGTATTTTCCCTTAGTTTTTCATTGATTTTCGTGAACCTGCTTTTTCTTACGTTGGGAGCGGCCTTGCTTTATTATGCATCCCACACAGGATTTGCGCTTCCTGAAAAATCCGACAGTATATTCCCTGCCATAGCATTCGATTTATCGACCATAACGGTCGTCTTATTTGTCATCGGACTATTGGCCGCAGGCTATTCCAGTGCCGATGGCACCCTGACCTCACTAACAACGGCCATTTGTTTTGACTTTTTCGAATTTGACCGGAAAAAAAGTGCCGAAGGAAAAATAAAATTTCCGGTGAAATCAGTAATAGGGATATTGGCCTTTTGTTTATTACTGGCTGTATTACTTATTCTTGATGTGCTGCATGATCCTGTCCAGCAAAAGATAGGTTCATTATTGCTGTTTGCTGCTGTTTTTTTATTTGTCTTTTATGTGCTAAGTATACTTACAGAGCGTGATATCCCACAAAAAGATCAGGTAAAGACCCGTAAAATAGTACATATCATCTGTGCTGTCCTTTTCTTTTGTATTATTGTTATTTTCCGGCCATTTCATGATGATTCCCTCATCAAAATGGTATTTAATATTGCTGCACTTTCTTACGGACCATTATTGGGATTATTTTGTTTTGGATTGTTCACGAAATGGCAGGTTAACGAACATTATGTGCCTTTTGTAGCCGTTGCAGCCCCGTTGATTTGCTATGTGTTGAAGCTTTATTCAGCTGAGTGGTTCAACGGATATGTCTTTGGCTTTGAACTTTTATTGTTGAACGGATTACTTACTTTTTTAGGACTGTGCCTTTGTATCAGGAAAAGAAGTGAATGA
- a CDS encoding class I SAM-dependent methyltransferase has protein sequence MEKNYKVGKLIYDGNIYDGMNTGINDLPFYSHWLKKRKKGNILELCCGTGRLTIPLAQEGYHITGVDNSTSMLKQAKGKANELNVPVRFIKSDMRSFELPEVYDIIFIPFNSIHHLYTNRDFFNVLICVKKHLKNNGYFIFDCFNPDIRYIVHAEKEERLIAEYSTEDGREVVVKQAMSYENATQINRIKWHYFINGKFDSIQNLDMRMFFPQELDTYLSMYGFKIAHKFGGFKEEIFENRSEKQIFVCQKMNDPQ, from the coding sequence ATGGAAAAAAATTATAAAGTAGGAAAACTAATTTACGATGGTAATATTTATGATGGTATGAATACAGGAATCAATGATTTACCATTTTATTCACATTGGCTCAAAAAAAGGAAGAAAGGTAACATTCTTGAATTATGTTGTGGTACAGGTAGGCTTACCATCCCTCTCGCACAGGAAGGATACCATATTACAGGTGTTGATAATAGCACATCTATGTTGAAACAAGCCAAAGGAAAAGCTAATGAATTGAATGTTCCTGTAAGGTTTATTAAATCTGACATGAGATCTTTTGAATTACCGGAAGTTTATGATATTATTTTTATTCCGTTTAATTCAATCCATCATTTATATACTAACCGGGATTTTTTTAATGTATTAATATGTGTAAAGAAACATCTGAAAAATAATGGATATTTCATATTTGATTGTTTTAATCCTGATATTCGTTATATAGTACATGCAGAAAAAGAAGAGAGGTTGATTGCTGAATATTCAACCGAAGATGGTAGAGAAGTTGTTGTAAAACAGGCAATGAGCTATGAAAATGCGACCCAGATCAACCGTATAAAATGGCATTATTTTATAAATGGAAAATTTGATTCTATTCAAAATCTGGATATGCGGATGTTTTTTCCACAAGAATTAGATACATATTTAAGTATGTATGGATTTAAAATTGCTCATAAATTCGGTGGATTTAAAGAAGAAATATTTGAAAACAGATCAGAAAAACAAATATTTGTATGCCAAAAAATGAACGACCCCCAATAA
- a CDS encoding acyl-CoA thioesterase encodes MTEPLSCPAFRHSIHIQIRFSDIDLQGHVSNTVYQTYFDFGKLNYFDLVLGDIDWNKQAIVGASVKIDYIKPVFLKTKIAVKTRVSHIGNKSMTVEHYIINSDNNETMATCTTVLVCFDHETQQSIPVPEEWRRNIINYEGNQD; translated from the coding sequence ATGACCGAACCTCTCTCCTGCCCTGCATTCAGGCATAGTATCCATATACAGATCCGTTTCAGTGATATTGACTTGCAAGGACATGTATCCAACACTGTTTACCAGACCTATTTTGATTTCGGAAAACTTAACTACTTCGATTTAGTACTGGGTGACATCGACTGGAATAAACAGGCCATTGTAGGTGCTTCTGTAAAAATCGATTACATCAAACCCGTTTTCCTGAAAACAAAGATCGCCGTAAAAACCAGGGTATCACATATCGGAAACAAAAGTATGACGGTAGAGCACTACATCATTAACTCAGACAACAATGAAACTATGGCTACCTGTACGACAGTGCTGGTATGTTTCGATCATGAAACCCAGCAAAGCATCCCCGTTCCTGAAGAATGGAGAAGAAATATCATTAATTATGAGGGCAACCAGGATTAA
- a CDS encoding zinc-binding dehydrogenase, giving the protein MKTKAVRLYGKNDLRLEEFELPVIKDDEILAKVVSDSICMSSYKAVQQGADHKRVPDNIAENPVMIGHEFCGEIIEVGKKWKDKFHSGMKFSIQPALNYKGSLDAPGYSYPYIGGNATYIIIPNEVMEMNCLLEYTGDAFFLGSLAEPMSCVIGAFHASYHTQNGVYVHEMGIKKGGNMAILAGVGPMGLAAINYIIHSPRRPGLVVVTDIDNARLERAASLYTVDEAARNGIKLVYLNTKERPDAEAYMKELTGGKGFDDVLVFAPVKQIVEQADRLLGMDGCLNFFAGPSDTEFKAELNFYNVHYAFTHIVGTSGGNTDDMIEALEMMSAGTVNPAAMITHIGGLNAVIDTTKELPHIPGGKKLIYTHLNLELTALDELEEKGKNNPMFARLSKMVKANNGVWSADAEKYLLDNAPEI; this is encoded by the coding sequence ATGAAAACAAAAGCAGTACGTCTGTACGGCAAAAACGATCTCCGGCTGGAAGAGTTCGAACTGCCGGTTATCAAAGACGATGAAATACTGGCAAAAGTAGTTTCCGACAGTATCTGCATGTCCAGTTATAAAGCAGTACAACAGGGCGCAGATCACAAACGTGTACCGGATAATATTGCAGAAAACCCTGTAATGATCGGTCACGAGTTTTGCGGTGAGATCATTGAAGTGGGCAAAAAGTGGAAGGATAAATTCCACAGCGGCATGAAATTTTCGATACAGCCCGCCTTAAACTACAAAGGAAGTCTGGATGCACCGGGGTATTCCTACCCATATATCGGTGGAAACGCCACTTATATCATTATCCCGAACGAGGTAATGGAGATGAATTGTTTGCTGGAATATACCGGAGATGCTTTTTTCCTGGGTTCACTAGCTGAACCGATGTCATGTGTCATTGGCGCTTTTCATGCCAGTTATCACACCCAAAACGGTGTATATGTCCATGAAATGGGGATCAAGAAAGGCGGAAATATGGCTATCCTCGCAGGTGTTGGCCCGATGGGGCTCGCAGCCATTAATTACATCATCCACAGTCCCCGGAGACCGGGTCTGGTAGTGGTAACCGATATCGATAATGCACGTCTGGAACGTGCGGCATCGCTTTATACGGTGGATGAAGCTGCCCGTAATGGGATAAAACTGGTATACCTCAATACTAAAGAAAGACCGGATGCCGAAGCATATATGAAAGAACTTACTGGCGGCAAAGGATTTGACGATGTATTGGTATTTGCACCTGTAAAACAGATAGTGGAACAGGCGGACCGCCTACTGGGCATGGACGGCTGCCTCAACTTCTTCGCCGGCCCGTCGGATACCGAGTTCAAAGCGGAACTGAATTTCTACAATGTCCATTATGCCTTCACACATATTGTGGGAACCAGCGGAGGAAATACCGACGATATGATCGAAGCGCTGGAAATGATGTCTGCCGGAACAGTCAACCCGGCCGCCATGATCACCCACATCGGCGGATTAAATGCCGTAATTGATACCACTAAAGAGCTGCCCCATATTCCAGGCGGGAAAAAACTGATATATACCCATCTTAACCTGGAATTAACTGCTTTAGACGAACTGGAAGAAAAAGGAAAAAATAATCCCATGTTTGCACGGTTGTCCAAGATGGTGAAAGCCAATAATGGTGTGTGGTCTGCAGATGCTGAGAAATACCTGCTGGATAATGCACCGGAAATATAA
- a CDS encoding SDR family NAD(P)-dependent oxidoreductase: MKEVQELIEISQFYGKNSDYVIAGGGNTSFKNEKYLWVKASGTTLGEITESGFAVLDREKLQKIAVKKYSDHSDHREQEVKTDLFRASVEPEKMLRPSVETSMHDIIRYSFVVHTHPTLVNALLCSQQAESKARELFGDEALYIPYTDPGYVLFKKVESGLLKYRETHGNDPHIILLQNHGIFVSADSITEIKTIYDQVIEKITSKITRKPGIQSSSVEDKAAQIMPAIRMLLSTDQVKIATIRNNTLISEFTKDASSFSEASAPFTPDIIVYCKARPVYVENTQTADEAIAEFSKKLDEYRKAYGYDPKMILLKDLGLVAVEDNYRSVNIALDVFEDLLKISYYSHDFGGPKFLNDREIAFIDNWEVENYRRAISKGQNSGGSVENKVIIVTGGAQGFGGGIAEQMMGLNAHVVIADLNEAVGNQMAEKLNASAKKNRATFIKTDVSNASSVEKLITETVKQFGGLDVFISNAGILRAGGLDEMTPETFELMTKVNYTGYFLCAKYASEILKLQAKYKPGYFTDIIQINSKSGLKGSNKNFAYAGGKFGGIGLTQSFALELMPYGVKVNSVCPGNFFDGPLWSDPEKGLFVQYFQTGKVPGAKTIADVKAFYEAQVPAKRGCTVEDVMKAVIYIIGQEYETGQAVPVTGGQNMLN, translated from the coding sequence ATGAAAGAGGTTCAGGAGCTGATTGAGATATCTCAGTTTTACGGAAAAAACAGCGATTATGTCATTGCCGGCGGGGGCAATACTTCATTTAAAAACGAAAAATATTTGTGGGTAAAAGCGAGCGGCACCACCCTGGGAGAAATTACCGAATCCGGTTTTGCCGTTCTTGACCGGGAGAAGCTACAAAAAATTGCCGTTAAAAAGTACAGTGATCATTCCGATCATCGGGAGCAGGAAGTAAAAACCGACCTGTTCCGGGCCAGTGTCGAACCGGAAAAAATGCTACGTCCATCCGTGGAAACATCCATGCATGATATCATCCGCTACTCATTTGTTGTACATACCCACCCTACCCTGGTCAACGCACTTTTATGTTCGCAGCAGGCAGAAAGTAAAGCCAGGGAATTATTTGGTGATGAAGCATTGTATATTCCATATACCGATCCCGGATACGTGCTTTTCAAAAAAGTGGAAAGCGGATTATTGAAATACCGGGAAACACATGGTAATGATCCTCATATCATTTTATTGCAAAACCATGGAATTTTCGTATCAGCGGATTCCATTACAGAGATCAAAACCATCTATGATCAGGTAATAGAAAAAATCACCTCAAAGATTACCCGGAAACCGGGTATTCAATCATCATCCGTAGAAGACAAAGCGGCACAGATCATGCCAGCTATCCGCATGCTGCTTTCAACCGATCAGGTGAAAATAGCAACCATACGAAACAACACGCTTATTTCGGAATTCACCAAAGATGCCTCCTCTTTTTCAGAAGCTTCCGCACCGTTTACCCCAGATATTATCGTATATTGTAAAGCCCGTCCGGTATATGTGGAAAATACACAAACAGCGGATGAAGCTATTGCGGAGTTCAGTAAAAAACTGGATGAGTACCGAAAAGCCTATGGCTATGATCCCAAAATGATCCTGTTGAAAGATCTTGGACTGGTGGCTGTTGAAGATAATTACCGTTCGGTTAATATTGCCCTGGATGTATTTGAGGACCTGTTGAAAATCAGTTATTATTCCCATGATTTCGGAGGGCCGAAATTCCTGAACGATCGGGAAATTGCCTTTATCGACAACTGGGAAGTGGAAAATTACCGCCGCGCCATATCAAAAGGGCAGAATTCAGGCGGCAGTGTGGAAAATAAGGTCATTATTGTTACCGGTGGAGCACAAGGCTTCGGCGGAGGCATTGCGGAACAGATGATGGGACTGAATGCTCATGTAGTCATTGCCGACCTGAATGAAGCAGTCGGCAACCAGATGGCGGAAAAATTGAATGCTTCCGCAAAGAAAAACCGGGCCACATTCATCAAAACTGATGTTTCAAATGCATCTTCGGTAGAAAAACTGATAACGGAAACTGTGAAACAATTCGGCGGATTGGATGTGTTCATCAGCAATGCCGGCATTCTTCGTGCCGGAGGGCTGGACGAAATGACACCCGAGACCTTTGAATTGATGACCAAAGTAAATTATACAGGATATTTCCTTTGCGCCAAATATGCGTCTGAAATATTAAAGTTACAAGCCAAATATAAGCCCGGATACTTTACGGATATCATCCAGATTAACTCGAAATCAGGACTGAAAGGCAGTAATAAGAATTTTGCCTATGCCGGCGGTAAATTCGGCGGTATCGGACTTACACAGTCATTTGCCCTGGAATTGATGCCTTACGGGGTCAAAGTAAATTCGGTATGTCCCGGTAACTTCTTTGATGGACCATTATGGAGCGATCCGGAAAAAGGTTTGTTTGTCCAATACTTCCAGACAGGTAAAGTGCCCGGTGCAAAAACCATTGCGGATGTAAAGGCATTCTATGAGGCCCAGGTTCCTGCCAAACGGGGCTGTACGGTGGAAGATGTCATGAAAGCGGTAATTTACATCATCGGACAGGAGTATGAAACCGGTCAGGCGGTTCCCGTAACAGGTGGCCAGAATATGTTGAATTAA
- a CDS encoding AraC family transcriptional regulator, protein MVKFHKIGMGLLGRNGMEVHSFNGEVEIIKLEGNKLNIDIPDISAPGRVNALTMVLTMAGKANLEIDEKKYTLLPNTLMDLTGLQVFRNFIFSDDYLGYNIMVSSRFYDEIFREEKHLTPEAALRKSANPLDNIRQEDAVLLVEIIEKIIWNISRNSHIWHRRMVMNEIRCFYMEAGNIIVNSLASAEKEQNLHDNDLLFFKFIQLLQDSNNERKTVAFYADKLCLTPDYFAKIIKNYTGRNVTDWINEALLRQAKLYLRDPGMTIQQTADMLNFSDQSAFGNFFKKQTGMSPAQYQKKQ, encoded by the coding sequence ATGGTTAAATTTCATAAAATCGGGATGGGACTGCTTGGCCGTAATGGTATGGAAGTCCATTCTTTCAATGGAGAGGTTGAAATAATCAAACTGGAAGGTAATAAACTCAATATAGATATTCCGGATATTTCTGCTCCAGGCCGTGTGAATGCCCTCACTATGGTTTTGACAATGGCTGGTAAAGCCAATCTTGAAATTGATGAAAAAAAATATACGCTGTTACCAAATACATTGATGGATTTAACAGGACTTCAGGTATTTCGCAATTTTATATTCTCAGATGATTATTTAGGGTATAATATAATGGTATCCAGTCGTTTCTATGATGAGATTTTTCGGGAAGAAAAGCATCTGACGCCCGAAGCTGCACTGAGAAAGAGCGCAAATCCTTTGGATAATATCAGGCAGGAGGATGCCGTCCTGTTGGTGGAGATAATAGAGAAAATTATATGGAATATAAGCCGCAACAGCCACATCTGGCACAGGCGCATGGTAATGAACGAAATCCGCTGCTTCTACATGGAAGCCGGGAATATCATAGTAAATAGCCTGGCATCTGCCGAAAAAGAACAAAATTTACATGACAATGATCTTTTATTTTTCAAATTCATACAACTACTGCAAGATAGCAACAACGAACGTAAGACTGTAGCATTTTATGCGGACAAACTTTGCCTGACACCCGATTATTTTGCCAAAATCATAAAAAATTATACGGGACGTAATGTTACTGACTGGATTAATGAGGCATTATTGCGACAGGCCAAGCTATATCTCCGGGATCCTGGAATGACCATTCAGCAGACTGCTGATATGCTCAACTTTTCAGATCAGTCGGCTTTCGGCAATTTTTTTAAAAAACAGACAGGAATGTCCCCCGCTCAATATCAAAAAAAACAGTAG
- a CDS encoding TetR/AcrR family transcriptional regulator, with product MVRNRIIEEAGRLFDLYGIKAVSMDNIASWLNISKKTIYGNFRNKEELVFEYIRVAVDTGIRVVEDAEEKAVSPLEAIILINTLTLEQVTSHCPAFFRDLESYPTAKLKVFDEYVSLIGAKYIRHFFSCMEKGLFFEGTDMPLILDFFMEQLKVAAEKFHAGQSQKEIKFINVIITFLAGMCTEKGREELILYQTCSDSRQGNTPKNHRRAGTFRIDTLHI from the coding sequence ATGGTACGCAATAGAATCATTGAAGAGGCGGGACGGCTTTTCGACCTTTACGGGATAAAGGCCGTCAGTATGGACAATATCGCATCCTGGTTGAATATATCGAAAAAAACGATTTACGGGAATTTCCGGAATAAAGAAGAACTGGTATTTGAATATATCCGTGTAGCAGTAGATACAGGAATAAGAGTTGTTGAAGATGCCGAAGAAAAAGCGGTTTCACCTCTGGAAGCCATTATCCTTATCAATACCCTCACATTGGAACAAGTAACAAGTCACTGTCCTGCATTTTTTCGTGATCTTGAATCGTACCCTACAGCAAAACTGAAAGTATTTGATGAATATGTTTCGCTTATCGGGGCCAAATACATCAGGCATTTTTTCAGCTGTATGGAGAAAGGATTGTTTTTTGAGGGAACCGATATGCCTCTGATCCTGGATTTCTTTATGGAACAACTCAAAGTAGCGGCTGAGAAATTTCATGCAGGGCAAAGCCAGAAAGAAATAAAATTTATTAATGTAATAATAACTTTCCTTGCAGGCATGTGCACAGAAAAAGGACGGGAAGAGCTGATTCTATACCAGACCTGTTCTGACAGCCGGCAGGGCAATACCCCTAAGAACCATAGAAGGGCTGGTACCTTTCGTATTGACACGCTACACATCTGA
- a CDS encoding efflux RND transporter periplasmic adaptor subunit, whose product MIVISCKNKNQMPAQIQSEYKVLTITLSDKSLSTKYSASIRGRQDIEIRPQVSGLITEVRVKEGETVGKGQIMFVIDQVAYRAALETAKASVAAAQAGVKTAQLTVDSKTELHTQEVVSDYDLQTAINSLETAKAQLEQAKAQEINAKNDLSYTEIKSPSNGVVGKLPYRIGALVSSSITTPLTTVSDNSEMYVYFSMTENQVLSLTRQNGSLKEAIAAMPGIGLQLGDGSMYDEKGYIETISGVIDQTTGTVSVRAVFPNKNGILLSGGAGSVVYPYELKDVIVIPQAATYELQDKVFVYKVVDGIAQSTEVKVFGTNDGQTYIAESGLSEGDIIVAEGAGLLKNGTAIQIKN is encoded by the coding sequence ATGATCGTTATATCATGCAAAAATAAAAATCAGATGCCAGCACAGATACAGAGCGAATACAAAGTATTAACCATCACTTTGAGCGATAAAAGTCTTTCAACAAAGTATTCGGCATCGATCAGGGGCCGGCAGGATATAGAGATCCGTCCGCAAGTGTCGGGCCTTATCACCGAAGTGCGGGTAAAAGAAGGCGAAACCGTTGGGAAGGGACAAATAATGTTTGTGATCGACCAGGTAGCATACCGCGCGGCGTTGGAAACGGCAAAAGCAAGTGTGGCGGCGGCGCAGGCAGGTGTCAAAACCGCACAATTAACTGTCGACAGCAAAACCGAATTGCATACACAGGAGGTTGTATCCGATTATGACCTGCAAACGGCTATCAACTCATTGGAAACCGCAAAGGCGCAGCTTGAACAGGCAAAGGCTCAGGAGATAAATGCGAAGAATGATCTTTCGTATACGGAAATAAAAAGCCCTTCCAATGGAGTTGTAGGTAAGTTGCCTTATAGAATCGGTGCCCTGGTTAGCTCAAGCATCACTACGCCATTAACAACAGTATCAGATAATTCGGAAATGTATGTTTATTTCTCCATGACTGAAAATCAGGTACTGTCCCTTACACGGCAAAACGGTTCGTTGAAGGAAGCCATCGCAGCCATGCCCGGAATCGGACTGCAATTGGGAGACGGAAGCATGTATGATGAAAAAGGATATATCGAGACCATCAGTGGGGTCATTGATCAGACTACAGGAACTGTTAGTGTCCGCGCCGTCTTTCCCAATAAAAACGGTATCCTGCTGAGTGGTGGTGCAGGCAGTGTGGTCTACCCTTATGAGTTGAAAGATGTCATCGTGATACCTCAGGCAGCCACTTATGAATTGCAGGACAAGGTATTTGTCTATAAAGTGGTGGATGGTATCGCACAGTCAACCGAAGTGAAGGTATTCGGAACGAACGATGGCCAGACTTATATTGCCGAATCGGGACTTTCCGAAGGTGATATTATTGTAGCTGAAGGAGCGGGACTACTGAAGAATGGCACAGCCATTCAAATTAAAAATTAA
- a CDS encoding four helix bundle protein, whose product MKKKENIIADKSYKFALRIINAYLYLSKEKQEYVLSKQLLRSGTAIGALVSESSFAQSKADFISKMHIALKEANETRYWINLLCDSNFITESMHDSILPDITKIISILASIVKTAKGVK is encoded by the coding sequence ATGAAGAAGAAAGAGAACATAATTGCAGATAAATCATATAAATTCGCATTACGCATTATTAATGCATACCTATATTTAAGTAAGGAAAAGCAGGAATATGTTTTATCAAAACAATTATTACGAAGTGGCACAGCAATTGGTGCACTTGTAAGTGAAAGTTCTTTTGCCCAGAGTAAAGCCGATTTCATCAGCAAAATGCACATAGCGCTTAAAGAGGCCAATGAAACGAGATACTGGATAAACCTGCTTTGTGATAGTAATTTTATTACCGAATCTATGCATGATTCCATTTTACCTGATATTACTAAGATAATTAGCATACTTGCATCCATTGTGAAAACCGCAAAGGGGGTTAAATAA